Below is a window of Thunnus maccoyii chromosome 16, fThuMac1.1, whole genome shotgun sequence DNA.
AAAGCACAGCTTCAGCATTGGCTTATTTTCACTCTATAAAGGTACACTGGttacacaaaaaatattttcactgaataattgtgtttttattacactgcaGATTACTCTGGGAAAATTCTGCatgtttactttatttgtaTCTATCCTCTCTGTGTGTAGCTGGACTCAGAGATAGCTCCCCTCAGTGGAGTGTTTCAGAACTACACAGGCATCAGCCAGGACCCCAACTCTCATGCTGTGGATGCGACACAAGAAGAGGTGTGTGTTCACCCATCACTCATGTGAACTGAGTCATATAGAcatccacatactgtatactaagcatgtttgtatttcttGTGAAAATTAAATGGTGGCCCtcaggtgcaaaacacaacaaacacaagcaaaataaaaaaaaatacaacaaaattcTACAAGAGAAATTAACAAATTAGAAGCAACGCAAAATATGTTCATGACGAATCAGTGCATCCATGGGAGTTTACTACCATTTAGTATCGCTGACCAATCTCAATTGTGTAAACTCTGAATTGAAATGGGATCGGTCCAATCGAAAAAACAAGAATTATTGTCTGatacatttccattttgtgaaatgttgcattgtttttttaattctaaataatgtgttttctgaaaacttgtttttcctgttttgttgttgtcgttCCTGTAATATTGTTGTgaatattgttgtgttttgcacctcagggccaccataaaaatgtgtcaaaatgatACAGAATTTCAAAATGTCTACTGTGTGTTGAAGCCAGTATTCAATAGCTTCGAGGTGCACTTCCTCTAATGGTCATTTGatgcttgttttaaaaaaaagaagaaatcctTGACCCTCTGTTTGTGATTTCCAAACATAATGTTCCATTAAGATGATATTAGGTCTTAAAGAGGAGTATGTTTGGGAGATGTTTGCTTTGATTTACAAAGACGTCACATCATCTCCTATAGATCTATTGATCTATATAACACAAACCCCAGGCCCCAAATCATCCATCCAGGAACTTAGTGGCACAAATTTAGTTTTGTCCTCAGGAAAAAATTAACCAAATTCCTATCTACAATAACTCTTATGTTACCTGGAGATCTAGTTTTGAAGATTTCCAGTGTTGCTGTGATACTAATTGATATTATTAGTTGCAGTGTTGTGGTGTCCATGACTACAGGGACTGGCTGAAAACCTCCTGGTTTAACCATTCTGGAGGACTCTGGGTTCCTCACAGCTGCTGTAACTCTACTTTCCCCTCTTGCAATGGAACTGTGGATCAACCGTGGCAGCTTAACCAACAGGTAGACGTGTACACACTGATAAATTTAAAATACTCATGAGAATATAAATGCTCCAGCATGGTTGTCGGATTTGACACCTTTCATCATTGccatctgtttttcattgtctCTCACATTCAGGGTTGCCAGGTGAAACTGGAGATGGCCTTTCAGTTCGTGCTGAGTTTTGTCATGTGGGGCTCCTTGCTTGTTCTCCTGGTGGAGGTGAGAATGATAACATTTTATGACTGTTTATTCTGTATACATTTCATGTGGAATACACCCTGACCGATGAACATTTATTAGATAAGTGGTTTCATAAAGGAACTCATTGAGAGTCATGTTTCTGACCACTTGACAAATATAAGTCCATGGTTCCCTCTTGTCTTAGTTCTGCTTTGGTCTGCACCAACTCTTGAAGGTAACATctggctcttaagctgctaaatcctccactgtgttcactgggtagttgctaattttgtctgtctgccatttggtatTGGCCACGTAGTGTACTATGGTTATAAGAGCCATGAAAACCAAACCCAAAACCAGTAAAGttgcagtaaaaccaaaacaatgtttAGGTGTTGgtgaaagacattaaaacagtcaATGGAGgtgaagggaactgcagagttgggtgatgaATCAACGtaggtttgtcactacaagcaagataaaaacattattcattGA
It encodes the following:
- the tspan37 gene encoding tetraspanin 37 isoform X1; this encodes MRREALKTALQLMCQLLWVVGLVVGLSGVYLLMKYRHSSLFFSHIYIILPAVFVLASAVFLLASGCLGSWLSLRDSTFLQGLFVYLLVVVFCLESTASALAYFHSIKLDSEIAPLSGVFQNYTGISQDPNSHAVDATQEELQCCGVHDYRDWLKTSWFNHSGGLWVPHSCCNSTFPSCNGTVDQPWQLNQQGCQVKLEMAFQFVLSFVMWGSLLVLLVELVLIVMVAQLMRDQRIMEYQVLDKN
- the tspan37 gene encoding tetraspanin 37 isoform X2; protein product: MRREALKTALQLMCQLLWVVGLVVGLSGVYLLMKYRHSSLFFSHIYIILPAVFVLASAVFLLASGCLGSWLSLRDSTFLQGLFVYLLVVVFCLESTASALAYFHSIKLDSEIAPLSGVFQNYTGISQDPNSHAVDATQEECCGVHDYRDWLKTSWFNHSGGLWVPHSCCNSTFPSCNGTVDQPWQLNQQGCQVKLEMAFQFVLSFVMWGSLLVLLVELVLIVMVAQLMRDQRIMEYQVLDKN